In one Fodinicola acaciae genomic region, the following are encoded:
- a CDS encoding TetR/AcrR family transcriptional regulator: MQEISRRERKKRQTRTTIGDTALRLFLERGFDAVSIKEIADEADVAVTTIFKHFPSKEALIFDEDADIEAGLVSAVRDRAPGQSVLDGLRDHIIASSHPESAEMRAFLRLIDETPALRDYGHRMWMRHETALAQAIAEETGAASDDIKPAALAHFALETRAVVRDRADREQALKDAFELLAIGADAAFLQR, translated from the coding sequence ATGCAGGAGATCAGCCGGCGCGAGCGCAAGAAGCGGCAGACCCGCACCACGATCGGCGACACCGCCTTGCGGCTTTTCCTTGAGCGCGGCTTCGACGCGGTCAGCATCAAGGAGATCGCGGACGAGGCCGATGTCGCGGTCACCACGATTTTCAAGCATTTCCCGAGCAAAGAGGCGCTGATCTTCGACGAGGACGCGGACATCGAGGCCGGGCTCGTCTCGGCCGTACGCGACCGCGCGCCAGGTCAGTCGGTGCTCGATGGCTTGCGCGACCACATCATCGCGAGCTCGCATCCGGAAAGCGCGGAAATGCGCGCGTTTCTGCGCTTGATCGACGAGACGCCGGCGCTGCGTGACTACGGCCATCGCATGTGGATGCGGCATGAAACGGCTCTGGCTCAGGCGATCGCGGAGGAGACCGGCGCCGCGTCTGACGACATCAAGCCAGCGGCGCTGGCGCATTTTGCCCTGGAAACGCGTGCCGTCGTACGCGACCGCGCCGACCGCGAGCAGGCCTTGAAAGACGCCTTCGAGCTGCTGGCGATCGGCGCGGATGCCGCGTTTTTACAGCGCTGA